A window of the Patagioenas fasciata isolate bPatFas1 chromosome 32, bPatFas1.hap1, whole genome shotgun sequence genome harbors these coding sequences:
- the LOC136113994 gene encoding macrophage mannose receptor 1-like isoform X1 codes for MYGNLEDTQGQGQAWPQGPGGTEACGDTSPPDENPYEPLDPPVTVPNLKCVPDPPAPRTPVSPRHVRCSRSWLLLVTLVALGVSVLLNVTVLVGGLRHVAALTAALEAEKAKEPPSAASSSFQLYNEAQSVCVEASGQLLTASPCRPQAPSQRFRWLPGGRLQSWGTQRCVTATRSQNLALVRLEPCRDPAAPLQRWECRAGGLLALAGNELFFNYGNNRQSVVMLYAGDREWSRWVVHGTKDDVCSRACCPPCSKGWTYFQNSCYFYSKMANSWENAQNFCSLLGSQLLEVDGPEEKDHIRKMLEGSSWLGIRDSEVEGTWKRTNGTVVTPESSWWHRNEPNGGQQENCGAVGGDGEWFDYPCGGHLPWVCEGPP; via the exons ATGTACGGCAACCTCGAGGACACCCAGGGGCAGGGACAAGCGTGGCCACAGGGACCCGGTGGCACGGAAG cctgCGGTGACACGTCCCCCCCGGACGAGAACCCCTACGAGCCCCTGGACCCCCCTGTCACCGTCCCCAACCTCAAGTGCGTCCCCGACCCCCCGGCACCGAGGACACCGGTGTCACCGCGTCACG TCCGCTGCTCCAGGTCGTGGCTGctgctggtgacactggtggcactgggggtgtCGGTGCTGCTCAATGTCACCGTCCTCGTTGGTGGCCTCCGGCACG TGGCAGCCCTGACAGCGGCGCTGGAAGCGGAGAAGGCGAAGGAGCCACCGAGCGCGG CCTCCAGCTCCTTCCAGCTCTACAACGAAGCCCAATCCGTGTGCGTCGAAGCCTCGGGGCAGCTCCTGACGGCGTCACCGTGTCGTCCCCAAGCCCCATCCCAGCGCTTCCGGTGGCTCCCCGGTGGCCGCTTACAATCCTGGGGGACCCAACGCTGCGTCACCGCCACACGGAGCCAAAACCTGGCGCTGGTGCGGCTGGAGCCGTGCCGGGACCCGGCGGCGCCGCTGCAGCGCTGGGAGTGCCGCGCCGGGGGGCTGCTGGCGCTGGCCGGTAACGAGCTCTTCTTTAATTACGGCAACAACCGGCAGTCGGTGGTGATGCTCTACGCCGGGGACCGCGAGTGGAGCCGCTGGGTCGTGCACGGCACCAAGGACGACGTTTGCTCCCGCGCCT gttgtCCCCCCTGCTCCAAAGGCTGGACTTATTTCCAGAATTCTTGCTATTTTTACTCAAAAATGGCCAATTCCTGGGAAAACGCCCAAAATTTCTGCTCGCTCCTGGGCTCGCAGCTCCTGGAGGTGGACGGGCCCGAGGAgaag GATCACATCCGGAAGATGCTGGAAGGTTCGTCCTGGCTCGGAATCCGCGACTCAGAGGTCGAGGGCACCTGGAAGAGAACGAACGGGACCGTGGTGACCCCCGAGAGCAG CTGGTGGCACCGGAACGAGCCCAACGGGGGCCAACAGGAAAACTGTGGGGCCGTGGGGGGGGACGGCGAGTGGTTCGATTACCCCTGTGGGGGCCACCTGCCCTGGGTGTGCGAGGGACCCCCCTGA
- the SYDE1 gene encoding rho GTPase-activating protein SYDE1 has protein sequence MAEPLLRRTFSRLRGRDRPKKLEAKDRETSPPSPDSPTSLEVPAPDPPSPRKQNHPPKPPRDTSDIGDTDDDDPGDDVANGPGDFGGGGKSPPHGSYLQSLERSSRRWVLGHEEPGGDTDGGATATGDIWYNPIPEDYDPRGGHGKESPPHISWEEPPRSAMGTLGTGDISGTREEPGAGRTQAFGRTPLPCVTTGTPPSPPASPKKSRSLPKTKSPGTVRRLSLKMKKLPELRRKLSLRSPRPRGHDDNGGHSGATSPRGVITRYHLDTSVASPAPPPRPKPTGYLSDGDSPELPVKTRGDDTDGDAALDVTAFRPYSCDDDASALGPVSGLVAVHLRGVRDLKPAAPSAEPRDYFCVLQVDSAKRARTALVPARGAALGLNHNFNLELEAARDLKVMVFAWDAAARRNRLCGHGTVGLPHVFRDHRTQQLAVRLQPRGILYTKLTLVRQNPQPGAPHPPFGSEPPNFGSEPPIFGSEPRGFGSEPRVFGSEPRVFGVELRRLVERENSPTKVPLLIQKCVAEIERRGLKVVGLYRLCGSAAVKKELRDAFERDSAAVTLSERRYPDINVVTGVLKDFLRELPSPLIPPGLYRAVLGTMGTSGTTGSHREATTLLDGLPEPEKATLTCLLDHLSLVASFRDCNRMTPQNLAVCFGPVLLARPPVPDVPDVTDVTAARPRCPRGPQGDVPVDFKRHLEVLHYLLQAWPAPPPRAVPTPLRLDLPPVTPVTTPVPPLVTPRPRPRGPESPPSNRYAGDWSICDPPGPQGTAGDTGDAGDTAMGTHFGDIGDGPRLSLRDFDALIRELERELAQPIDVCL, from the exons ATGGCGGAGCCACTGCTGCGCCGAACGTTCTCCCGCCTGAGGGGCCGCGACCGCCCGAAGAAACTGGAGGCCAAGGACAGAG agaCCTCCCCCCCGAGCCCCGACTCCccaacatccctggaggtgccaGCGCCGGATCCGCCATCACCCCgcaaacaaaaccaccccccGAAACCCCCCCGGGACACGAGTGACATCGGTGACACCGACGATGACGATCCAGGGGACGACGTGGCGAATGGCCCCGGTGATTTTGGGGGGGGCGGCAAGAGCCCCCCGCATGGTTCCTACCTGCAGAGCCTGGAGCGGAGCAGCCGGCGCTGGGTGTTGGGACACGAGGAACCGGGAGGTGACACCGATGGCGGTGCCACCGCCACCGGGGACATCTGGTACAACCCCATCCCCGAAGACTACGACCCCCGGGGGGGTCACGGCAAAGAGTCCCCCCCCCATATAAGCTGGGAAGAGCCCCCCCGGAGCGCGATGGGGActttggggacaggggacatcagTGGCACTCGAGAGGAGCCGGGAGctgggaggacccaggcgttcg GCAGGACACCTCTCCCCTGCgtcaccacggggacccccccgtcCCCTCCCGCCAGCCCCAAAAAGAGCCGTTCTCTCCCCAAAACCAAATCCCCCGGCACCGTCCGCCGCCTCTCGCTCAAGATGAAGAAACTCCCGGAGCTTCGGCGCAAACTGAGCTTACGGAGCCCCCGCCCTCGGGGACACGATGACAACGGGGGACACTCCGGTGCCACCTCCCCGCGTGGCGTCATCACCCGCTACCACCTGGACACCTCCGTGGCTTctccggcgccgccgccgcgacCCAAACCAACCGGTTACCTGAGCGACGGTGACTCCCCGGAGCTCCCGGTGAAAACACGCGGGGACGACACCGACGGTGACGCCGCCTTGGATGTCACCGCGTTCCGTCCCTACAGCTGCGATGACGACGCTTCGGCGCTTGGCCCCGTGTCGGGTTTGGTCGCCGTTCACCTCCGCGGCGTCCGGGATCTGAAACCGGCGGCGCCGAGCGCCGAACCGCGGGATTATTTCTGCGTCTTGCAGGTGGATTCGGCCAAACGGGCGCGGACGGCGCTGGTgccggcgcggggggcggcgcTGGGGCTCAACCATAACTTCAACCTGGAGCTGGAGGCCGCGCGGGACCTCAAGGTTATGGTGTTCGCGTGGGACGCGGCGGCGCGGCGCAACCGGCTCTGCGGCCACGGCACCGTGGGGTTGCCGCATGTCTTCCGAG ATCACCGAACGCAACAACTCGCCGTGCGGCTCCAACCCCGCGGGATCCTCTACACCAAACTCACCTTGGTGCGGCAAAACCCCCAACCCGGTGCTCCACACCCCCCTTTTGGCTCGGAACCCCCCAATTTTGGCTCGGAACCCCCCATTTTTGGCTCGGAACCTCGCGGTTTTGGCTCGGAACCCCGCGTTTTCGGCTCGGAACCCCGCGTTTTCGGCGTGGAGCTCCGACGCCTCGTGGAGCGGGAGAACTCGCCCACCAAAGTGCCACTTCTCATCCAAAAATGCGTCGCCGAGATCGAGCGGCGCGGGTTGAAG gTGGTGGGGTTGTACCGGCTCTGCGGTTCGGCCGCTGTCAAGAAGGAGCTTCGGGACGCGTTCGAGAGGGACAGCGCGGCTGTGACGCTGTCGGAGCGGCGCTACCCGGACATCAATGTTGTCACCG GTGTCCTGAAGGATTTCCTGCGGGAGCTGCCGTCCCCGCTCATCCCCCCCGGGTTGTACCGGGcggtgttggggacaatggggacatcggggacaaccGGGAGCCACCGCGAGGCCACAACGCTGCTGGACGGGCTGCCCGAGCCTGAGAAG gccaccctgACGTGTCTCCTGGACCACCTGAGCCTGGTGGCCTCGTTCCGCGACTGCAACCGCATGACCCCGCAGAACCTGGCCGTCTGTTTCGGGCCCGTCCTGCTCGCCCGTCCCcccgtccccgatgtccccgatgtcaCCGACGTCACCGCCGcccgtccccgatgtccccgaggTCCCCAAGGTGACGTCCCCGTCGACTTCAAGCGTCACCTGGAGGTTCTGCACTACCTGCTGCAGGCCTGGCCCG CCCCTCCCCCCCGCGCCGTCCCCACCCCGCTGCGCCTGGACCTGCCgccggtgacaccggtgacaacACCAGTGCCACCGTTGGTGACACCACGGCCACGTCCCCGCGGCCCCGAGAGCCCCCCCAGCAACCGCTACGCCGGAGACTGGAGCATCTGTGACCCCCCCGGTCCCCAGGGGACAGCGGGTGACACGGGTGACGCGGGTGACACCGCCATGGGGACGCattttggggacatcggggacgggCCCCGGCTCAGCCTGAGGGACTTTGACGCTTTGATCCGGGAGCTGGAGCGGGAGCTGGCGCAGCCCATCGATGTGTGTctgtga
- the LOC136113994 gene encoding C-type lectin domain family 17, member A-like isoform X2, protein MYGNLEDTQGQGQAWPQGPGGTEACGDTSPPDENPYEPLDPPVTVPNLKCVPDPPAPRTPVSPRHVRCSRSWLLLVTLVALGVSVLLNVTVLVGGLRHVAALTAALEAEKAKEPPSAASSSFQLYNEAQSVCVEASGQLLTASPCRPQAPSQRFRWLPGGRLQSWGTQRCVTATRSQNLALVRLEPCRDPAAPLQRWECRAGGLLALAGCPPCSKGWTYFQNSCYFYSKMANSWENAQNFCSLLGSQLLEVDGPEEKDHIRKMLEGSSWLGIRDSEVEGTWKRTNGTVVTPESSWWHRNEPNGGQQENCGAVGGDGEWFDYPCGGHLPWVCEGPP, encoded by the exons ATGTACGGCAACCTCGAGGACACCCAGGGGCAGGGACAAGCGTGGCCACAGGGACCCGGTGGCACGGAAG cctgCGGTGACACGTCCCCCCCGGACGAGAACCCCTACGAGCCCCTGGACCCCCCTGTCACCGTCCCCAACCTCAAGTGCGTCCCCGACCCCCCGGCACCGAGGACACCGGTGTCACCGCGTCACG TCCGCTGCTCCAGGTCGTGGCTGctgctggtgacactggtggcactgggggtgtCGGTGCTGCTCAATGTCACCGTCCTCGTTGGTGGCCTCCGGCACG TGGCAGCCCTGACAGCGGCGCTGGAAGCGGAGAAGGCGAAGGAGCCACCGAGCGCGG CCTCCAGCTCCTTCCAGCTCTACAACGAAGCCCAATCCGTGTGCGTCGAAGCCTCGGGGCAGCTCCTGACGGCGTCACCGTGTCGTCCCCAAGCCCCATCCCAGCGCTTCCGGTGGCTCCCCGGTGGCCGCTTACAATCCTGGGGGACCCAACGCTGCGTCACCGCCACACGGAGCCAAAACCTGGCGCTGGTGCGGCTGGAGCCGTGCCGGGACCCGGCGGCGCCGCTGCAGCGCTGGGAGTGCCGCGCCGGGGGGCTGCTGGCGCTGGCCG gttgtCCCCCCTGCTCCAAAGGCTGGACTTATTTCCAGAATTCTTGCTATTTTTACTCAAAAATGGCCAATTCCTGGGAAAACGCCCAAAATTTCTGCTCGCTCCTGGGCTCGCAGCTCCTGGAGGTGGACGGGCCCGAGGAgaag GATCACATCCGGAAGATGCTGGAAGGTTCGTCCTGGCTCGGAATCCGCGACTCAGAGGTCGAGGGCACCTGGAAGAGAACGAACGGGACCGTGGTGACCCCCGAGAGCAG CTGGTGGCACCGGAACGAGCCCAACGGGGGCCAACAGGAAAACTGTGGGGCCGTGGGGGGGGACGGCGAGTGGTTCGATTACCCCTGTGGGGGCCACCTGCCCTGGGTGTGCGAGGGACCCCCCTGA